One genomic segment of Desmodus rotundus isolate HL8 chromosome 5, HLdesRot8A.1, whole genome shotgun sequence includes these proteins:
- the LOC112303575 gene encoding olfactory receptor 226 encodes MEKRNQSGRVTEFVLLGFPAPEALRALLFALSLLAYVLVLTENTLIIMAIRSHPSLHKPMYFFLANMSFLEIWYVTVTIPKMLAGFVGSKQGHGQLISFEGCMTQLYFFLGLGCTECVLLAVMAYDRYVAICHPLHYPVIVSGQLCVQLAAGSWAGGFGISMVKVFLISRLSYCGPNIINHFFCDVSPLLNLSCTDMSTAELTDFVLAIFILLGPLSVTGASYIAITGAVMRIPSAAGRHKAFSTCASHLTVVIIFYAASIFIYARPKALSAFDTNKLVSVLFAVIVPLLNPIIYCLRNQEVKRALRRTLHFYQGQDTRPGKANRDG; translated from the coding sequence ATGGAAAAGAGGAACCAGAGTGGGAGAGTCACTGAGTTTGTGTTGTTAGGCTTTCCAGCTCCTGAGGCACTGCGAGCATTGTTGTTTGCCCTCTCTCTGTTGGCCTATGTGTTGGTGCTAACTGAGAACACACTCATCATTATGGCAATTAGGAGCCACCCTTCCCTCCACAAACCCATGTACTTCTTTCTGGCGAATATGTCCTTCCTGGAGATCTGGTACGTTACTGTCACTATTCCCAAGATGCTAGCTGGCTTTGTTGGGTCCAAACAGGGCCATGGACAGCTAATCTCCTTTGAAGGCTGCATGACACAGCTCTACTTTTTCCTGGGTCTGGGTTGCACTGAGTGTGTCCTTCTGGCTGTTATGGCATATGACCGTTATGTGGCCATCTGCCACCCTCTCCACTACCCTGTCATTGTCAGTGGCCAGCTGTGTGTACAGCTGGCAGCTGGCTCCTGGGCTGGAGGTTTTGGTATCTCCATGGTTaaagtttttctcatttctcGCCTCTCTTACTGTGGCCCCAACATCATCAACCACTTTTTCTGTGATGTCTCCCCATTGCTAAACCTTTCATGCACTGACATGTCCACAGCAGAGCTTACAGACTTTGTCCTGGCCATCTTCATCCTGCTGGGACCACTCTCTGTCACTGGGGCCTCCTACATTGCCATCACTGGTGCTGTGATGCGCATTCCTTCAGCTGCTGGGCGCCATAAAGCCTTTTCCACCTGTGCCTCTCACCTGACTGTGGTGATCATCTTCTACGCAGCCAGTATTTTCATCTATGCCAGGCCAAAAGCACTTTCAGCTTTTGACACCAACAAGCTTGTCTCAGTACTTTTTGCTGTCATTGTACCATTGCTCAACCCCATAATTTACTGCTTGCGCAACCAAGAGGTCAAGAGAGCCCTACGCCGTACTCTGCACTTTTACCAGGGGCAGGATACTAGGCCTGGGAAAGCTAACAGAGATGGGTAG